The sequence AAAGGCCGCCCAACAGTCTCCTCCTTCGGCACCAGCGGTAAAATAAAGACAGGCCGCATCAAAATCTTTTTTACCGGTAACCATTCCCTGCTCATGCAAAATACCCAGCATATTGAGCGCTTTATTAACCCCTCTCTGGGCAGCAAGGACATAATGGGCAAAAGCCTGCTTAGGATCACAAGCCACACCATCACCAGAAAGATAAAGATCAGCTAAATTAAAGTTGGCCCATCCCTCACCTTTTTGCGCCGCATAATCAAAATATTTTATTGCCTGTGTGGGATTACGCTTTACACCCCATCCTCGTTCATAGGCACGGCCAAGCATATTCAAAGCCTTAGCTCGACCACTACGTGCCGCCAGGGCAAACATCTCAAAAGCATGACGATCATCACCCTTATTAAGAGATATTTGCCCTAATAAGAGCTGTAGCTCTACGTGATCAAGATCTTTTAAGCTGGGGGCACAAGCCCCCATCTCACGACCATCTTTCATTAGAAAGAAAGACCCACATTGCCAATAAAAGCACGCCCTGGAGCCGGCGTAGCACGGCTTGTGCTGAAAGAAGACGCATAATTCAAATGGTTGGTAAGGTTAGTTGCATTAAGTGAAACACGATAACGCTCTGTTTCCCATGAAACCATCCCATTTAATGAGAATTGGTAAGGAATCCGGGCTACGTTATCAAAGTCACCATTGGCCCAACTTGCTGAGGAATATTGTGCTCCACCTGCTATTTTCAGGTGCCCATAGGCCGGATCAAAGAGATGACTTGATAGGTCATATGACGTCCATAAAGAGAAGTTATTACGTGGCGCACCAGCGGCTTCCTTGCCGTGATATTCTGAGCCCTGTTTAAGCTTGATTTTGCTATCCATCCAGGAATAGGCACCATATATATCCCAGTTATCTGTGATTTTACCGCTTAAACTAACTTCGACACCACGAGTACGCAGACCAACACCAGAATCAATAAAACCTGAGACCACATCTCCCGCCTCGTTATAATAATAGGAATTACTTTGATTGATCTGGAAGAACGCAACGCCAAGCCCTAAACGTTTATTGAAGAAATCGGTTTTATTCCCAAATTCAAATAAGTCACTACGTTGTGGGTTATAATCAGCACCATTTTGCGGCGTATCATCCTGTATGATCGTAACCTGAGAAGAAATGTCTGTACCAATAGGTTTATATGAACGCGAGAAGGTGAAGTAAAAAGATGAGTCTTTAAACGGGGTATAAACAATACTTCCTGAGGGACTCCAACGGTCAGCACTTTGTCTTTGACGTGGTACATATTCTGGGTTGAGTTGGTAACCTTTAATACTGGACGTAAATGCATCCCAACGCACTGTTCCAAAAAGGGCTAATTGTTTGGTTAGCTGAATATGGTCAGATAAGAATAATCCGACATCGCGTTGATCTGAATTTGCTTTTTTAGAGTCTGGAAAGCGGATATAGGCCCCATTAGATGAATGAGAAGGATTTCTGATCGTCTGATTATTAACACGCCCATACCATGTTCCCGCATAACGGTCTTCATCCTGGTAATTGACGTCAACGCCAAACTTCAAATCATGTTTAATCATTGCTGTTTTGAAACGGGCGTTACCCATAATAACATTTTCTACGCCCCATCCCTTTGAAAGATAGGCTGTACCACCCACAGCAGTATATCTTGTTGCTGGATTACCACCATTTAAAAAGTCATTAACACATTGAGGAGTGCTACAAGCCCCAACAGATGTAGCACCGTAATTACGCTCGTAATGTGTAAAACGCGTGCTGTTGGTTAATGTAAACCAGGAAGACAGTTCTGATTTAAGACTTGATGTCAAACTATGAATATCAGAATTGTCACGATCAGCATCACGAGCATAAGTCGTGTTACGATCAAGACCTGCACTTGTAATAGGCTTATACCTGCCATTTGGCATTTTGATCATGCCAACACCATAATCAGGCATCGCATCAGTATGAAGCCAGCGCCAGTTTAGATGCCAGGATGTCTTACTATGTAAACCCAATCCTAGATCAACTGCTGAGCCATAGCGATTTGAATAAACATAATCACGCCCAACAACACCGCTCCTATTATACATCCCGTTAACACGCAGAGCGACATCGTGATTAATTTGATAGTTCACATCGCCTTGGCCGCGATACATGTCGCCATTACCAAAGCTTTGATCAAAATTATAAAATGTTCCTGAACGCGCTTTTTTAAGGGATTCATTAATTAATCCCCCTAAGTTAGCAGCCCCAAAATATTCACCCGCAGGGCCTTTAATAACCTCTACATTTTCAACATCGAAAATATCGCGTGTATAAGTACCAAAATCTTTTAAACCATCTGTATAAATATCACCCCTGGCTTGTTGCCCACGTATACGAAACTGGTCACCATTGAGTCCCCCGCGCCCCTCGCCACTTGAAAGGGTAATGCCAGGAACGTTAGCCAAAGCCTGGTCTAATGTATAAAGACGTTGCTCTTTAATAATCTCTTTTGGAACGACATTAATAACTTGAGGTGTGTCACGCACAGAAAGAGGCATACGACCAATATCAAGCTTTGTAGCATTAATATTCGGGATATCATTTTCCTGCTTATTTTCACCACGCACACGCAATGAAGGCAGCTTTATGCTTTCATCATTCGCAGCAGGATCAGTCTCTAATTTCTGAGCTTCAGCTTCGCTCTCAGTTAAACTAATACCAGCTGTTACACCCAAAACCACAGCCGCCCCAAAACGCACTGCCGGCTTATATGTCTTGCTAAACCGCTCCATTGTCTCTCCCCAGAATGAAACCATTCCCTAACTTGTTAAGACATTAAAAATAAGTAACCTAAATTCCTATAATGAGATTAAGAGTTATTCTCAACTAGAATCGATCATAAAATTTTACGTTGTGAAAAAACTTTCCGTTAAACTGTGTCTTTTAAAGCTCAGCCCACCTACGAACTAAATTATGGTAGACAGACGTAAAACCTAAAATAGCGCGGTTATCATCAGGTAATAACTGACGGGCAGACCGTATAGACTGGTCAAATTCATATAAGAGACTGCGCATTCCATCATCTTTTACCATGGACTGTGTCCAGAAAAACGAAGCCCAGCGGCTCCCTCTGGTGACAGGACTCACACTATGCAGACTTGTAGAAGGATAAAGCACAAGATCCCCAGCAGGTAGTTTAACCTGATGCGTGCCATATGTGTCTTCGATAACAAGCTCTCCACCATCATAATCTTCAGGTTCAGTTAAAAATAATGTGGATGAAACGTCTGTCCGAATGCGAAAACCCGTTTCGGGATCGGGACGAATTGCATTATCGACGTGAGTGTCGAATTTCATGCCAGTATCATATCGGTTAAAAAGAGGAGGGAAAACCCGCAAAGGTAAAGCTGCACTCGTAAAAATATCGCTTCGGGCAAGAGCTTTTAAAAGCAGAGTTCCTAACTCACGACTCACTTTAGAATCCTGAGGGATTTGCAAGTTTAATTTTGCTTTAGCTGACTGCTCGCCTGCCGTAATTTTTCCATCAACCCACTTATCAGCTTCAAGCCTCTGACGAAAATAGGCGACTTCCTCCGGCGATAAAATATTGGGAATATGGATAAGCATCACCCCTCCTCTGAGACCCAAAACCATATTATGCAATTTCACTTGCAAACGATTCTTAGTTGCACAATAAAGATATTTAGTCCATAGAGTTTTTAGCGCCTTTTCAAACGGCGCTCCTCAAACCACGAAAAGCAATTTTCGGAGATCAACTGCCTTATGCCTGCCACTCCTGCATCTTCAGTTCCTTTTTCCCCCTGGGAGATGTTTCTCAATGCGGGATCCCTTGTGCAGGGTGTGATGATCATCCTGGTCATTGCTAGTGTGCTTAGTTGGACCATATTCATCGCCAAATCAGTCGAACTCATATGTGTGAGGCTTAAACTTCAAAAAGCAGAGCAGCAGATTGAAAAAGCCTCTACTTTTGACATGATAAAAGATGAGACATTAGAGAGCAGAATAGCCCAAACGCTTATTATGGCCGCCGAAGCTGAACGCATCCGCTCTAAAGAGCTTTTTGATGATAGTGAGGGTATAAAAGAACGCATTGTTCTTCATCTGGAACGATTAGAAGCCGCTGAAGGACGTAAGCTCATGAGAGGTACATCCTTTCTGGCAACCACGGGAGCTACTGCACCTTTTATAGGTTTATTCGGTACAGTTTGGGGTATTATGACCTCATTCACAGGCATTGCAGCCAGTAAGGCCACTAGCCTCGCCGTTGTTGCCCCAGGCATTGCCGAAGCCCTGCTCGCCACAGCCTTAGGGCTTGTTGCAGCGATACCGGCAGTTATTATTTATAATCATTTGGCACGCAAAACTGCCTCCTGTCGTGCACAGATAGCTGATTTGACAGCCCTTATTATGCGCCTGATTTCTCGTGATTTAAGCCAAAAACAGCATCTATTTCCTAATGGGCGAGTCGTCCCTTTTAATTTGTCACGCCACGCTGGGGAGTAACCAGGCATGATTCGCATTCGTCATGCTGATGAGACCGGACAACATTTTAACAAAGGTGAGACCAGTGAGATAAACGTCACACCCTTTATTGATGTAGTTCTGGTACTACTTGTAATTTTTATGGTTACAGCTCCTTTAACAACTGTAAATGTACCTGTTGATCTACCATCTTCAACTGAAAAACCAGCACCGCGTCCCGATCATCCAGTTTTTCTTACTGTCAAAGCCGATCATGGCTTAGCGTTAGGAGACGATGACATTAGTGTCGACGCACTGCCAAGCGCTTTAGAAACAGCAACCAAAGGCAATAAAGAAGAGCGTATTTTCCTTCGTGCCGACAAAATTGTAGATTACGGCACCCTTATGAGCGTAATGAATAAGCTCCGCAAAGAGGGTTACCTTAAAGTGGCGCTTGTTAACCTTCAGGGACAAGAAGACCCTTCAGAAAATTCTTCATCCGTGAGCACAAAGTGAATAGCACGGCAGAAAAAGAACTCATTGCGACAAGTTTTCTTGATTGGCAAAAAAGCCTTATCAAGCAGAGTAAGCGTGAAGATATTCTTTTGTGGGGCAGTTCTTTTATAGCGGTCTTAACTATCGGCGCCGCACTTCTCTGGTGGGCCATGCATGTCTCTCCCCCAGAAATTATCATAGATGAACCGCCACCTGCGGCAATCGCTATTGATATGACACCTATGTCTGTAACCACGCCGCCCCAAGATGTTGCACTTGGCCCTCAGCAAACCCAGTCCCAATCTGAGGCAGCAGAGCAAAAAACACCTGAAATATCTGCCCCGCCATCACCTGCACCTAACCCACCCATAGCGGTTCCGAAAGCGCAAAAACCACACAAGGTTGTTAAAAAACGCAAACCCTTGCCTGTGGTAAAAAAATTACCTCCTAAAAATACACCTCCAGCAGAAACAACAACGGCTCCTCCCTCTACAGAAGCTCCTCCAGCGCCATCACAAGCAGCACCAGCACCGGGCCACTCATCTGCAAAGACATCTCATAATCTCGTAACATGGCAGGGCGCAGTTTTAGGGCGTCTTGAAAAATTTAAGCGTTACCCTTCTGAAGCAATGGAAAGTGACCAGGAAGGTGTACCCCATGTTACATTCTCAATGGACCGCAATGGCAAAATTATTTCTGTCAAATTAGCCAAAAAATCCGGCCATTCCCTTTTAGATGAAGAGGCTTTGTCGTTACCAAAACGAGCCGAACCTCTACCACCTCCCCCGGATACGGTAAAAGGAAACGTCATTACCCTGACTGTACCAATCGAGTTTTATATTCATTGAAAAAATAAATTCCGATCAGCGCTTTGCTTTAAAAAACTGTTTTAGCAAATGCGCTGAATCGGTTTCACGAAAACCGCTAATAATCTCTTTTGGCCTATGCAAACAACCAGCCATTTGAAATAAGCGCGGCCCGTGATCAACACCCCCTCCTTTAGGATCATAAGCCCCATAAACAAGCCTATGAAGGCGAAAATGGCTTATGGAGGCTGCACACATTATACAAGGTTCTAACGTTACAATAAGTGTGCAGCCAGTCAGACGAGGCGTTTTCAAAAGTCGTGACGCATCTCGCAAGGCCAAAATTTCAGCATGAGCCGAGGCATCATGATTTTTTTCTACTAAATTATGTGCCTGAGAAAGAAGACAGCCTTTTTCATCAAGAACCAAAGCACCGATAGGCACTTCACCAGCCCTAGCACCTTCATGTGCTAAAAAAAGCGCTTTTTCCATTGCCTCCTGCCATGAGGAAACAGAAAAATTTTTCTTTGATTTATCGCGATACATGGCCATTAAATACCGGTTTTTTCTTAGCTATTATAGTTACTATAACAACCAATATTAATATGGATGAAAAAGAAGCCCGTTGCTTTGACTAAAAACGCGCGGTATGTGCATTTTATGAATAAAATTTCTCCTTCTTCCTCTTTGAATTCTGAACGTGGCGAACGTATCGCCAAAGTCCTTGCACGTTGCGGCGTTGCCAGCCGTAGGGCCGTCGAACATATGATTGAAGATGGACGAGTCATTCTTAATAATGAGAAGGTTACGCATCCTGCAACCTTCGTTCAGTCAGGTGATATTCTTAGAGTTGATGGGAAAATTATAGAACCCCCGCAACGTACGCGTTTATGGCGTTATTATAAACCCACAGGTCTTGTCACTACTCATCATGACCCACAAGAAAGGCCAACCGTCTTTGCTTCTCTTCCCGAAGGAATGCCCCGTGTCGTTAGTGTCGGACGGCTTGACTTAAACTCCGAGGGATTGCTCCTTCTTACTAATGATGGCGCTTTAGCTCGTGAATTAGAGTTGCCATCGCGGCAATGGGTGCGTCGCTACAGAGTGCGCGTTTTTGGTTTGGTTGATCCCAAGCGACTCGCAGATCTGGCCAAGGGATCTGAGTTTGAAGGTGTAAAATACGGCCCTATTCATGCTGTTCTTGATTCTACCAAAGGTGATAATTCCTGGCTGACTGTCAGCCTTAAAGAAGGCAAAAACCGCGAAATTCGGCGTGTCATGTTAGGTATGAACCTGCATGTTAGCCGGCTTATCCGCCTCTCTTACGGTCCCTTCATGCTTGGCTCTTTAAAAGCAGGAGACATAGAAGAAGTCGCAGGCAAAGTTCTTGCTGAGCAAATTCCTTTTGTGAATGACGGCATTAAAGCGGCAAAAAAGCGCACGAAATGAAAATCATTGCTGGCCGCTTCCGGGGGCGCACCCTGCGCGCGCCAACAGGGCAAAATACCCGCCCAACCTCTCAAAGAACAAGGCAAATCATTTTCGACCATCTTATGCATGCCTCTTGGTACGGCCGAGAGGCATTAGAGCGGGCCTGTATTTTAGATGGATTTGCCGGAACAGGAGCTCTTGGACTAGAAGCCCTGTCCCGAGGGGCAAAATTCGCAAGCTTTATTGAAAAATCACGTCAAGCAGCCGCTATTTTACACGATAACGTACGTGCCTGCCGCGTTGAAGATCAAACCCAAATTTTGCGATGTGATACAATAAACCCTCCTCCAGCCCGCATGAAACATAATTTGGTTTTTTTGGATCCACCTTACCATAAAGCTCTGGTTCCCCAGGCTCTTAGGGCCCTTTCTCAAAAAGGGTGGCTTGCTGAAAAAGCCCTTATAATTGCAGAGACTGAACACCAGACCGAAGATTTGTTGCATGAACCTGAAAAGCTTATACTCAAGCGACAAATTGGTATAGCAGAAGTCCGTTTTTGGTTTCATCAGGGATAAATAAAAATTTGTAACTTCTGATATTTTTTATTTTAATATCCTGCTCTGAATGAGCTCTGACAGCCTGATATTTTCACAAACTCATTTCTTGTTAAACTGACTTTAAAACTGGTTTCGCTATAAGACTTCCCATCACTCTTCAAAATCGCTATTTTAGGAAATCGTATTCCATATTTAAATGGCGCTTTAATAGCGGACTTTATCAGCAAAAATTACAGAGGACAGATCTGTCTTGCTTTTCTTAAAACGAGCGCGCCGTAAGCCTTCAACGCCCGTTGAATCGTCTGGTCCCCATATTCCTTCTACAGATGAGTTAGAGGGCTCACGTTTTGCACGTCTTATATCGGCACGCATGATGGAGATTCTCGGTTTATTTCTGCTTATTATTGCAGTAGCAATTGCAGTAGCTCTTTTCAGCTTTAACCCTCATGACCCTTCTTTTAATACGGCAACAGGTACACAGCCTACCAATTTGCTAGGCAGAGCAGGGGCAACAATCGCTGATAGTCTGGTCCAGTGGTTAGGATTGGCAAGCGCATTACCCATTCTTATTTTACTAGCCTGGTCGTGGCGGCTTGTACGCTACCATATGCTCACTGCGCCCATATTGCGCCTTTTAGCCGCTTTTTTACTTTTACCTGCTGGCGCCTTATGCATCAGCACCTTTCAAATATTAGCACCTGGTCCTAATATTGCCTGGCCATCAGATAGTGGACTAGGTGGGCAACTGGGACAGTCACTAGCTCACTACCTTTTAAATGCTACAATTGGCGAAATGGGGTCTGCTGGAGGAGCTGTAGGGCTCATTCTCTCTCTCTTACTGCTGGCTCTTTTATTTCCCATCACCATGGGGCTAAACAGCCATGAATGGCGTGCCATAGGCAGTGCTCTTTTAGCGACCTTTAAATGGGGTATCTCTCTCGCTCGCGGCAAAAAAGCTGATAATGAAAAAGAAACAGACTTTTCTCAGCACAAGCTATTTACTCCCCAACCTGGCGCGCGCTTACGCTATAGTGACAAATTCACGCCCAAGGGGGGTGTTCCTGCTGGCTTTTTAAGACGTAACTTTATGCGTCAAGATCCACGTCTTCCGCCTGCAATTGAAGATGGCCAAACCTGGCTTCAACCTCCTCATACTCAAGAAGCAGCCCCATGGGAGCGTGTTCCCCCAACGGATCAGGCAATTCCTATTGTCCCCAAAAGTGAAAATGAAAAAAAAGAGGCGCCTACCAATCCATATGGGGAGAAGCTGGCCCAAATAAACAGGATGAGTGACACCACCACCCCGCCCGTAGTCCCTGTGATTATTGACGAAGATGACGAAGAAGAAGATACATTCACTGCACCTGAAACACTGGCTTCAAAAGAAGACTCTCACCCTAACGGCGATTTCTTTAAACGTATGATCCATCGTGGCTTAAGTGCCATGCCCTCATATAATGCTCCCCCAGGTGAAGAAAAAACGACCCAGCAAATAACACCAAAAAGTGAGCCTGCTGGCCCATATACGGGTTCTGTCACCCAAAATCATAAAGCCTCTCCACCTGCAACAGAATATCAGAGCTGGGCTAATCCTTCCTTAGACCTGCTCAATCCCTTACCAGACCAACAATCTACTGGCCCCTCTGAAGAGGTGCTGCAAGACAACGCACGTCTTTTGGAAAGTGTTCTAAATGATTATGGTGTTCAGGGTACGATTACAGATTATCATGCAGGCCCTGTAGTTACACTTTATGAGCTTGAGCCTGCACCTGGGGTACGCTCCTCCCGCGTCATTGGACTTTCAGACGATATAGCAAGATCACTCTCAGTTTTGAGTGTACGTATTGCCACTGTGCCAGGCCGTAACGTTATTGGGATTGAAGTTCCCAATGCATCACGCGATACAGTCTATTTCCCCGAACTGCTCCTTAACGAGGGATGGCACGATGGCAAGGCTAAATTAAAGCTTGCTTTAGGAAAAGATATCGCAGGTCAGCCCGTCTATGCTGATCTTGCCAAAATGCCGCACCTCCTCGTTGCTGGTACAACGGGATCGGGAAAATCAGTGGGGATCAACGCCATGATCCTCTCTTTACTCTATCGCTTAAGTCCAGAGGATTGCCGGTTGATCATGATTGATCCCAAAATCCTTGAGCTTTCAATTTATGACGGCATCCCGCATTTAATGACTCCTGTTGTTACGGAGCCCTCCAAAGCTGTTAGTGCCCTTAAATGGGCTGTGCAGGAAATGGACCG comes from Aristophania vespae and encodes:
- a CDS encoding tetratricopeptide repeat protein translates to MKDGREMGACAPSLKDLDHVELQLLLGQISLNKGDDRHAFEMFALAARSGRAKALNMLGRAYERGWGVKRNPTQAIKYFDYAAQKGEGWANFNLADLYLSGDGVACDPKQAFAHYVLAAQRGVNKALNMLGILHEQGMVTGKKDFDAACLYFTAGAEGGDCWAAFNRGRLAAEKKEYNDASFWLRRSLSLEFPGSCYAIKDYLENTPSKILHSILCEVNAYLAQKHQEVQISP
- a CDS encoding TonB-dependent receptor codes for the protein MERFSKTYKPAVRFGAAVVLGVTAGISLTESEAEAQKLETDPAANDESIKLPSLRVRGENKQENDIPNINATKLDIGRMPLSVRDTPQVINVVPKEIIKEQRLYTLDQALANVPGITLSSGEGRGGLNGDQFRIRGQQARGDIYTDGLKDFGTYTRDIFDVENVEVIKGPAGEYFGAANLGGLINESLKKARSGTFYNFDQSFGNGDMYRGQGDVNYQINHDVALRVNGMYNRSGVVGRDYVYSNRYGSAVDLGLGLHSKTSWHLNWRWLHTDAMPDYGVGMIKMPNGRYKPITSAGLDRNTTYARDADRDNSDIHSLTSSLKSELSSWFTLTNSTRFTHYERNYGATSVGACSTPQCVNDFLNGGNPATRYTAVGGTAYLSKGWGVENVIMGNARFKTAMIKHDLKFGVDVNYQDEDRYAGTWYGRVNNQTIRNPSHSSNGAYIRFPDSKKANSDQRDVGLFLSDHIQLTKQLALFGTVRWDAFTSSIKGYQLNPEYVPRQRQSADRWSPSGSIVYTPFKDSSFYFTFSRSYKPIGTDISSQVTIIQDDTPQNGADYNPQRSDLFEFGNKTDFFNKRLGLGVAFFQINQSNSYYYNEAGDVVSGFIDSGVGLRTRGVEVSLSGKITDNWDIYGAYSWMDSKIKLKQGSEYHGKEAAGAPRNNFSLWTSYDLSSHLFDPAYGHLKIAGGAQYSSASWANGDFDNVARIPYQFSLNGMVSWETERYRVSLNATNLTNHLNYASSFSTSRATPAPGRAFIGNVGLSF
- a CDS encoding Fe2+-dependent dioxygenase, whose amino-acid sequence is MLIHIPNILSPEEVAYFRQRLEADKWVDGKITAGEQSAKAKLNLQIPQDSKVSRELGTLLLKALARSDIFTSAALPLRVFPPLFNRYDTGMKFDTHVDNAIRPDPETGFRIRTDVSSTLFLTEPEDYDGGELVIEDTYGTHQVKLPAGDLVLYPSTSLHSVSPVTRGSRWASFFWTQSMVKDDGMRSLLYEFDQSIRSARQLLPDDNRAILGFTSVYHNLVRRWAEL
- the exbB gene encoding tonB-system energizer ExbB — encoded protein: MPATPASSVPFSPWEMFLNAGSLVQGVMIILVIASVLSWTIFIAKSVELICVRLKLQKAEQQIEKASTFDMIKDETLESRIAQTLIMAAEAERIRSKELFDDSEGIKERIVLHLERLEAAEGRKLMRGTSFLATTGATAPFIGLFGTVWGIMTSFTGIAASKATSLAVVAPGIAEALLATALGLVAAIPAVIIYNHLARKTASCRAQIADLTALIMRLISRDLSQKQHLFPNGRVVPFNLSRHAGE
- the exbD gene encoding TonB system transport protein ExbD, with translation MIRIRHADETGQHFNKGETSEINVTPFIDVVLVLLVIFMVTAPLTTVNVPVDLPSSTEKPAPRPDHPVFLTVKADHGLALGDDDISVDALPSALETATKGNKEERIFLRADKIVDYGTLMSVMNKLRKEGYLKVALVNLQGQEDPSENSSSVSTK
- a CDS encoding energy transducer TonB family protein, encoding MNSTAEKELIATSFLDWQKSLIKQSKREDILLWGSSFIAVLTIGAALLWWAMHVSPPEIIIDEPPPAAIAIDMTPMSVTTPPQDVALGPQQTQSQSEAAEQKTPEISAPPSPAPNPPIAVPKAQKPHKVVKKRKPLPVVKKLPPKNTPPAETTTAPPSTEAPPAPSQAAPAPGHSSAKTSHNLVTWQGAVLGRLEKFKRYPSEAMESDQEGVPHVTFSMDRNGKIISVKLAKKSGHSLLDEEALSLPKRAEPLPPPPDTVKGNVITLTVPIEFYIH
- a CDS encoding nucleoside deaminase, giving the protein MAMYRDKSKKNFSVSSWQEAMEKALFLAHEGARAGEVPIGALVLDEKGCLLSQAHNLVEKNHDASAHAEILALRDASRLLKTPRLTGCTLIVTLEPCIMCAASISHFRLHRLVYGAYDPKGGGVDHGPRLFQMAGCLHRPKEIISGFRETDSAHLLKQFFKAKR
- a CDS encoding pseudouridine synthase — protein: MNKISPSSSLNSERGERIAKVLARCGVASRRAVEHMIEDGRVILNNEKVTHPATFVQSGDILRVDGKIIEPPQRTRLWRYYKPTGLVTTHHDPQERPTVFASLPEGMPRVVSVGRLDLNSEGLLLLTNDGALARELELPSRQWVRRYRVRVFGLVDPKRLADLAKGSEFEGVKYGPIHAVLDSTKGDNSWLTVSLKEGKNREIRRVMLGMNLHVSRLIRLSYGPFMLGSLKAGDIEEVAGKVLAEQIPFVNDGIKAAKKRTK
- the rsmD gene encoding 16S rRNA (guanine(966)-N(2))-methyltransferase RsmD, whose protein sequence is MKIIAGRFRGRTLRAPTGQNTRPTSQRTRQIIFDHLMHASWYGREALERACILDGFAGTGALGLEALSRGAKFASFIEKSRQAAAILHDNVRACRVEDQTQILRCDTINPPPARMKHNLVFLDPPYHKALVPQALRALSQKGWLAEKALIIAETEHQTEDLLHEPEKLILKRQIGIAEVRFWFHQG